One part of the Microbulbifer sp. THAF38 genome encodes these proteins:
- a CDS encoding LrgB family protein — protein MISEFLHSPLFALPLSICAFWLGVLLYRRTGTVLLHPIVTASLLVFAALHTLEIPYSDYQSSSGLLYALLGPAVVALAVPLKQNLTIIRRAGWPLLVTIAVGALLAPAIAVVLALLLGAGKSVLLALSGKSITTPIALALAEKIHATLSLTAAIVVLTGVVGALAGPPLVRGLGIRDERILGVVLGINAHAVGTARALEISALCGACAALAMGLCGALSAVLLPLIIGT, from the coding sequence ATGATCAGTGAATTCCTGCACAGCCCCTTATTTGCCCTGCCACTGAGCATCTGCGCTTTCTGGCTCGGTGTACTGTTGTATCGGCGCACAGGAACGGTTTTGCTACACCCGATAGTCACCGCAAGCCTGTTAGTATTTGCGGCGCTCCATACTCTGGAGATTCCTTACAGTGACTATCAGAGTTCCAGCGGGCTGCTCTACGCCCTGCTGGGACCAGCCGTTGTCGCCCTTGCCGTGCCGCTGAAACAAAATCTGACGATTATCCGCCGCGCCGGCTGGCCACTGCTGGTGACCATTGCTGTTGGGGCCCTGTTAGCCCCGGCAATTGCCGTAGTACTCGCGCTTCTGCTCGGGGCGGGAAAATCGGTATTGCTCGCCCTTAGTGGAAAATCCATTACCACGCCTATCGCACTGGCACTGGCCGAAAAGATACACGCAACCTTGAGTCTGACCGCGGCTATCGTGGTGCTCACCGGAGTAGTCGGGGCCCTGGCAGGGCCACCACTGGTGCGCGGTTTGGGTATTCGCGACGAGCGCATTCTCGGAGTGGTGCTCGGTATCAATGCCCATGCCGTAGGCACTGCGCGCGCACTGGAAATCAGTGCACTTTGTGGCGCCTGCGCCGCCCTTGCCATGGGACTCTGTGGCGCCTTGAGCGCAGTGTTGTTGCCGCTGATTATTGGAACCTGA
- the rsd gene encoding sigma D regulator has protein sequence MLENCKSARERWGGVSEIIDRWLQSRQNLLVSFYHLSEKKEFSEDDPETEDRVRQLCQLLVDYVSAGHFEVYEQLMREGQAFDDKQGLQKACELYDDIDSTTDVAVDFNDKYLETDDLSSLAPDLSELGEALETRFSSEDKMIALLHTAHRS, from the coding sequence ATGCTGGAAAATTGCAAGTCGGCGCGGGAGCGCTGGGGTGGTGTTAGCGAGATTATTGATCGCTGGCTTCAATCACGACAAAACCTGCTGGTGAGTTTCTACCACCTCTCCGAAAAAAAGGAATTCAGTGAAGACGATCCAGAAACTGAAGACCGGGTACGCCAACTGTGCCAATTACTGGTGGATTACGTTTCGGCAGGTCACTTCGAGGTTTATGAGCAGCTTATGCGCGAGGGCCAGGCTTTCGACGATAAGCAGGGTCTGCAAAAAGCCTGTGAACTCTACGATGATATCGATTCGACTACAGATGTCGCCGTAGACTTCAACGATAAATATTTAGAAACAGACGACCTCTCCAGCCTGGCACCAGATCTCTCCGAACTGGGCGAGGCGCTGGAAACTCGTTTTAGCTCCGAAGATAAAATGATCGCTCTGCTACACACAGCTCACAGAAGCTGA
- a CDS encoding FKBP-type peptidyl-prolyl cis-trans isomerase — MNKYPLAAAIALGLALTGCNEQGQKQDKEVALDTQEKKVSYIIAEDMAKRLKAQDVQLDPKVVAMALNDVASGREDRLTEEEKQQTIAAFQEQMQKKQQEMLAQQEKDFKESADKNMQEGKAFLEENAKKDGVVTTDSGLQYKVIKEGSGSKPSATSTVEVDYKGTLINGEEFDSSYARGEPVQFPVNGVIKGWTEALQLMKEGSKWELYIPSELAYGPGGAGGKIGPNATLIFEVELHKANVAGDEGSEKKEEKKEEAPSE, encoded by the coding sequence ATGAATAAATATCCTTTGGCTGCAGCAATTGCCCTTGGCCTGGCGCTGACCGGCTGTAACGAACAAGGACAGAAGCAAGATAAAGAAGTTGCCCTGGACACTCAGGAGAAGAAGGTCAGCTACATCATTGCCGAAGACATGGCCAAGCGCCTCAAGGCTCAGGATGTGCAGCTGGATCCCAAGGTGGTTGCGATGGCATTGAATGATGTTGCCAGCGGCCGCGAGGATCGCTTGACCGAGGAAGAAAAGCAGCAGACTATCGCCGCTTTCCAGGAGCAGATGCAGAAGAAACAGCAGGAGATGCTGGCCCAGCAGGAGAAAGATTTTAAAGAGAGTGCCGATAAAAATATGCAGGAAGGCAAGGCGTTCCTCGAAGAGAATGCCAAGAAAGATGGTGTAGTTACCACCGATTCAGGCCTGCAGTACAAAGTGATTAAAGAAGGTAGCGGCAGCAAGCCCAGCGCTACCAGCACCGTTGAAGTTGATTACAAAGGCACTCTGATTAACGGTGAGGAATTCGACAGCTCTTACGCGCGCGGTGAGCCGGTTCAGTTCCCGGTGAACGGTGTGATCAAGGGCTGGACAGAAGCTCTGCAGCTGATGAAAGAAGGTTCCAAGTGGGAGCTTTATATTCCCTCTGAGCTCGCTTACGGTCCCGGTGGCGCAGGCGGCAAAATTGGCCCCAATGCGACTCTGATTTTTGAGGTGGAACTGCACAAAGCAAATGTTGCTGGTGATGAAGGTTCCGAGAAAAAAGAAGAAAAGAAAGAAGAAGCTCCATCTGAATAA
- a CDS encoding TIGR02444 family protein, with translation MTDSAPPSSSQENLLWQFSLDFYRHQGVEAFLLDCQDTKGADVCLLLWASYAAVCGHQLSEEGWRVADRGLAPRRRMIISVRHLRRLLGRFRPHTMRAYEMCKRYELNLERLQLAALWKICQEEWPGDRPALQLAGQQYGLLQKEQACWAGLIESFMASAENPDTL, from the coding sequence GTGACAGATAGCGCACCTCCATCTTCTTCCCAGGAAAACCTACTGTGGCAATTCAGCCTGGACTTCTATCGCCATCAAGGGGTGGAGGCCTTCCTGCTCGACTGTCAGGACACAAAAGGGGCTGATGTATGCCTGCTACTTTGGGCCAGCTACGCGGCGGTGTGTGGACACCAGCTGAGTGAAGAGGGCTGGAGAGTGGCCGATCGGGGTCTGGCACCGCGTAGACGCATGATTATCAGTGTGCGCCACCTGCGTCGCTTATTGGGGCGCTTTCGGCCTCATACCATGCGTGCATATGAAATGTGCAAACGCTATGAATTGAATTTGGAGCGCTTGCAGTTGGCGGCGCTGTGGAAGATCTGTCAGGAGGAGTGGCCGGGGGACAGGCCGGCTCTGCAGCTCGCGGGCCAGCAATATGGGCTTTTGCAAAAAGAACAGGCCTGCTGGGCAGGCCTGATCGAAAGTTTCATGGCTTCGGCGGAAAACCCGGATACTCTCTGA